Proteins found in one Oryza glaberrima chromosome 4, OglaRS2, whole genome shotgun sequence genomic segment:
- the LOC127770380 gene encoding katanin p80 WD40 repeat-containing subunit B1 homolog KTN80.4-like, producing MTTNTKRAYKLQEFVAHSSNVNCLKIGRKTSRVLVTGGDDHKVNLWAIGKPNSILSLSGHTSAVESVNFDSTEVFVAAGAASGTIKLWDLEEAKIVRTLTGHRSNCMSVDFHPFGEFFASGSLDTNLKIWDIRRKGCIHTYKGHTRGVNAIRFTPDGRWVVSGGEDNVVKLWDLTAGKLLHDFKCHEGQIQCIDFHPHEFLLATGSSDKTVKFWDLETFELIGSTGPETTGVRSMTFNPDGRSLLCGLHESLKVFSWEPIRCHDTVDVGWSRLSDLNVHEGKLLGCSFNQSCVGIWVVDLTRLEPYATGTSTKLNGHSELKSSSSSTMPLQNDSGSRANIGRLSVLQNSENNIKSSTGRLSVSQNSDSALKETKSTTSSGLVPVTPQRAGNGSSTKTVGNSTFASSGTNLKRGSLKSNNSSSLQNFSKIDVVPVIIPRTSSGPELATDSRSDAADVGPVLSKSGRRIEIANDSRKESSDVAAAVVPRTNSRTEMASDSAPVVGPRANLRMEVSADSAPIVPKSGRRLESSVESRKESTDVASAAAPKTSSRMEVAPDSAPLLSKAGRRVESATDSRKESADVAPVVPRTTSRMEMAPDSRREISAGRMSPFRVQSRYSELRKLNNAKADADKVDAGSKNSEADDFTCQIYLPRRNGVVQSGISEETREDAKPGVIDRMGFPSSAEPNTHRSENYVSRMRKPRDNCYIEVSRAGRTRPTASNWESRDQSPGNEEPTTSNSSSMAPTGRLYSSRGSSQAAETPTIASDEDVLSVLMEQHELFLSSTRSRLTKLQIVHQMWQRNDIRGIIAAMEKMSDHAVSADVASVLMEKSETITLDLCTVILPVLTDLLESKTDRHLGVSLELLVKLVRTFGSVIHSTVSAGPSSVGVDLQAEQRRERCNLCFIELEKVKNKLPFLSRRKGAVANTAQELSLVFQEVM from the exons AGGAGTTTGTGGCGCATTCATCCAATGTCAACTGCCTCAAGATTGGGAGGAAGACTTCACGAGTTCTCGTGACAGGAGGAGATGACCATAAGGTTAATCTTTGGGCTATTGGGAAGCCCAATTCAATTTTG AGTTTATCAGGGCACACCAGTGCTGTGGAGTCTGTTAATTTTGATTCCACAGAAGTTTTCGTGGCCGCAGGAGCAGCCAGTGGAACAATAAAACTATGGGATTTAGAGGAGGCAAAAA TTGTCCGCACGCTTACTGGACATAGGTCAAACTGCATGTCAGTTGATTTCCATCCTTTTGGAGAATTCTTTGCCTCGGGGTCACTGGACACAAATCTGAAGATATGGGATATAAGAAGGAAGGGCTGTATCCACACGTACAAAGGCCACACAAGAGGTGTAAATGCAATTAGATTCACACCTGATGGCCGCTGGGTTGTGTCTGGTGGTGAAGATAATGTTGTGAAG CTCTGGGATCTGACAGCTGGAAAGTTATTACATGATTTCAAGTGTCATGAAGGCCAGATTCAATGCATAGATTTCCATCCCCATGAGTTCCTTCTGGCAACAG GTTCATCCGATAAAACTGTCAAGTTTTGGGATTTGGAGACCTTTGAATTGATTGGGTCTACTGGACCTGAG ACAACAGGTGTTCGATCCATGACATTCAATCCTGATGGAAGATCTCTGTTGTGTGGGTTGCATGAAAGTTTAAAG GTTTTCTCTTGGGAACCAATAAGATGTCATGATACCGTTGATGTGGGATGGTCTAGACTGTCTGATCTAAATGTCCATGAGGGAAAACTTCTTGGTTGTTCATTTAATCAAAGTTGTGTTGGAATATGGGTTGTAGATCTAACG CGTCTTGAGCCATATGCAACGGGTACTTCAACAAAATTAAATGGTCATTCAGAGTTGAAAAGTTCGTCAAGTAGCACTATGCCATTACAAAATGACAGTGGTTCAAGGGCTAACATTGGGCGGTTATCAGTTCTACAAAATTCTGAGAATAACATAAAGTCTTCTACAGGAAGATTATCAGTTTCTCAAAATTCAGACTCTGCATTGAAAGAGACAAAATCAACAACTT CAAGCGGGTTGGTTCCAGTCACACCTCAGAGAGCTGGTAATGGCTCCAGTACCAAAACAGTTGGAAATTCAACCTTTGCATCTAGTGGCACCAACCTGAAGAGAGGTTCACTGAAGAGTAACAACTCTTCTAGTCTTCAGAATTTTAGCAAAATTGATGTGGTGCCTGTGATAATACCAAGAACTAGCTCAGGACCAGAGCTGGCTACTGATTCTAGGAGTGATGCTGCTGATGTGGGCCCTGTTCTTTCTAAGAGTGGTAGAAGAATAGAGATTGCAAATGATTCTAGGAAAGAAAGTTCTGATGTGGCAGCAGCTGTTGTTCCCAGAACAAACTCTAGAACAGAAATGGCCTCTGATTCAGCACCTGTTGTTGGTCCCAGAGCTAACTTAAGAATGGAAGTAAGCGCTGACTCGGCACCTATTGTTCCCAAGTCAGGCAGAAGGTTAGAGTCTTCTGTTGAATCTAGGAAAGAAAGTACTGATGTagcatctgctgctgctccgaAGACTAGTTCACGGATGGAAGTGGCCCCAGATTCTGCACCTCTTCTTTCTAAGGCAGGCAGAAGGGTGGAGTCTGCTACTGATTCAAGGAAAGAAAGTGCTGATGTGGCACCTGTTGTTCCCAGAACAACTTCTAGAATGGAAATGGCTCCGGATTCTAGGAGAGAAATTTCTGCTGGAAGAATGTCACCGTTTAGGGTCCAATCAAGATATAGTGAACTACGAAAGTTAAATAATGCCAAAGCTGATGCAGATAAAGTTGATGCAGGGAGCAAAAACAGTGAAGCAGATGATTTTACTTGTCAAATATACCTTCCTCGGAGGAATGGTGTTGTTCAGTCTGGAATTTCTGAAGAAACCCGGGAAGATGCAAAACCTGGTGTGATTGACAGGATGGGATTTCCAAGTTCTGCTGAACCAAATACACACCGCAGTGAGAATT ATGTTTCTAGAATGCGTAAGCCAAGAGATAACTGCTATATTGAAGTTTCAAGAGCAG GAAGAACAAGGCCAACTGCTTCTAATTGGGAAAGCAGAGATCAGTCACCTGGTAATGAAGAACCGACAACAAGCAATTCTTCTTCGATGGCTCCTACAGGCCGATTATATTCATCT AGAGGAAGCAGTCAAGCTGCTGAAACTCCAACGATAGCAAGTGATGAGGATGTTCTATCTGTTCTAATGGAGCAGCATGAGCTATTTCTAAGCTCAACTCGATCTCGGTTGACAAAATTGCAG ATTGTTCATCAAATGTGGCAAAGAAATGATATACGGGGCATTATTGCAGCAATGGAGAAGATGTCTGATCATGCT GTATCTGCTGATGTTGCAAGTGTTCTGATGGAGAAAAGTGAAACAATCACACTAGATTTATGTACTGTTATTCTGCCTGTCCTTACTGACCTTCTGGAGAGTAAAACTGACAG GCACTTAGGTGTTTCACTGGAATTGTTGGTGAAGCTTGTCAGGACGTTTGGATCAGTAATACATTCAACAGTATCAGCTGGTCCCTCTTCTGTTGGTGTAGATCTGCAAGCAGAGCAAAG GCGGGAGCGTTGCAAcctatgctttattgaattggaGAAGGTCAAAAATAAGCTTCCATTTCTTTCCAG aaGAAAAGGGGCAGTCGCAAACACGGCACAGGAGCTCAGTCTTGTCTTCCAGGAAGTTATGTAG